ATGGGCTGGACGCTGGCCAACGACGAGAACGTCAAAATGATGGAAACCCACGACACGAACGAAACGGAATTCATCAAAGCAAACGACGCGTTGTACAGGCGGTTCGTCGAGCTTCAGACCAGCTATGACAAGAGCTATAACTTCTTTATCTTCTTCAAGAAGAAGAACGTGATGCTCAACATTGCGCCTATGAAGGCGACCTACAAGGAATACCAGCAATTGCAGCATCAGATTAATGTCTTCATCAAAGATAAGGTCATCTATGAGAAGTTCTATTCCCGTTGGTCGACCATTCAGCTGGCCGGAAAATTTTATATCGTTAATATCGTGCCTTACCACGACAGCTATATGATCTGCCTGATCGCGGCGGACGATCTGATCCGCCCGCTCCGCCAGATTAATCTGGGCGAGAATGGATACGCCTCCCTGCGTGCCGAAGACGGCAGTCTAGTAACCAGCCCCATCTCGAATAAAGGCAAGCTGCTGAACATCGCGCGGGAGCAGGACCGTTCCTCCGTCATGAACACTCTCCAGACCCGAACGACGGTTAACGGCGAGTTCGATAACGCCTCTTTCTTCGTGAAGCTTGTGATCCAATTCGGCGCGTTTGAGAAAATCATGATCGTTCAGCTGCTTATTATGCTGCTGGCCGTTATAGTCGCCTGCAGCCTGAGCTTCATCATGCTGTACTTCAAGAACAAGGTGCTGCAGCCGATCAAGAGCTTCTCCTACAATCTTGCCTTCTGGGCGGAGGATGGGGAGCCGCTCGACAGTACGGGCAGCAAGATTGTGGAACTGGAGAAAGCCAATAAACAATTTGCTCAGCTCGTTAACCAGATTAAAACCTACAAGATCGATATTTACGAACGCGAGCTGGAGAAGCAGCGTATTCAGCTGGATTATATGAAGCTGCAGATCAAGCCGCATTTTTTCCTGAACTGCCTGACGACGATTCACAGCATGGCGCAGATGGATATGACCGAGGAAATCCAGCAGATGGCTTTGTCCACCTCGGTGTACTTCCGCTATATTTTCCAGAACGGTCAGGATTTTGTCCGCCTGGAGGACGAAATCGAGCATGTCCGGGTTTATCTCGAAATCCAGAGGAACCGCTACCGAAGCTCGTTCCTGTACCGGATTGAACAAGAGGAGTCGACGCGGGATGTCCCGATCCCTCCTCTCGTGCTGCAGACCTTTATCGAGAATGCGATCAAATACGCGGTGTCGCGGGAACACGAGGTGCTTATTACGCTGACCGTTGAGAGGCGGATGACGGAGGAGCAAAGGATGACCGTCATCCAAATTACGGATACGGGGCCTGGTTTTCCGCCGGAGATCTTGGAGAAGCTGCAGCTGGGAGAGCCGCTTGATCAGACGCTTGGCACGCAAATCGGTATTATGAATACCGTTCAGAGGTTGAAATACCTGTATGGAGAGCTTGCGCAGATCGACTTCGATAATCAGCTTAACGGCGGAGCCTCCGTTACCCTCTATCTTCCGGAGCTTCCGGCCAATTCGAATGAAACGGGAGTGTAGCTCATGAATGTATTGCTTGTTGATGACGATTACTTTGTCGTAACCGCGCTGGAGAAGAAGATTGACTGGGCTTCGCTTGGCATCGAGGGTGTCTATACGGCTCATAACGTCGCTCAGGCTCGGGAGATTCTGATGAAGCATAAGGTTCAAATTCTTGTATCCGATATCGAAATGCCGCAGGGAAGCGGTCTGGAGCTCTTGGCGTGGATTCGCGAGGAGAACTACAATGTGCAGGCGATCTTCTTAACCAACTACGCCGACTTCAATTACGCGCAAAAAGCGATCGAGCTGCGCAGCTTCGAATATTTCCTGAAGCCGATCCAATTCGATAAGCTGATGCTTATTATCCGAAAAGCCGTTGAACGGGCGCAAGAACAGCAGCAGCAGGAAAAAGCCATTCAAGAGGGTTATTACTGGCAGCGCAATCAAGCGAAGATGCTTGAGCACTTCTGGCGCAAGCTGATCAGCGGCAGCGTCTCCTTCCCTCTTAAGGCATCGGATATTCTGCTTGCCGTTGAGGAGCAGCATCTTTCGTATGACCGTAATGATCTCATTCAGCCCGTCCTGCTTAATCTGTTTCCTTATGACGGCAGTATGGGCGTTGAGGAGAAAAATCTTTTCGACTTCGCGCTGCTTAATGTCCTATACGAGCTGTTTCAGCATCCTCAATTTTCAGTGGAAACGGTACTGGAATACAGCGCTTATAACTGGATCGCCGTGCTCAAATGGAAGGAAGCCTCCGACTTGCAGACGCTTGACGGGCTTTGCGCCGCCTTTATCCAGCAGGCGAATCGCTCGCTGAAATGCGATGCCTGCTGCATCGTCGCCATGTCCGGCAGACTTGAGGGCATTAGCCCGGTCATACGCCAGCTGCTGGAGCGCAATCAGGATATCGCCAAGCGGCGCAATCATATTTTTTTCGTGGAGCATGGTCTTCGGCAAGCCGATGAATCGTATCAACCGCCGGAGCTGACCAAGCTGGAGGAGCTGCTGGAGCGGAACCTGCCGGATGAATTCCTGCAAGAGACAACCCGGTATTTAAACGAGTCGGTGCATCAGAATCTTTTCTCCACCTCAATTCTTAGCTTGTTCCGGCTTGATATGATGCAGCTTGTATATGCCTTCCTAAAGTCAAAGGGCATTCAGGCGCATCAGTTGTATACGGGTAAAACCAATGAACGGCTGCTCGCCCATTCCCTCCATTCCATTGAGGATTTGGAGGCTTACTTGAAGTATCTGGTCCACACGGCCATGGAATACCGCGATTTCGCCGAGCAGCCTAAATCCGTTGCCGATGACATCAAACAATATATCCATGCTCATTACGGGGAGGATTTGACCCGCATCAGCCTGGCCGAAATCGTCTACCTTCATCCCGATTATCTGGCCAGACTGTTCAAGAAAGAGACCGGCGTTTCCCTGGGTACGTATGTCATTAGTGCCCGAATGGAGGCAGCTAAACAGCTGCTCCGCACGACCAATCTGTCGGTATTCGCCGTGGCGAAGAAGGTTGGCTATGCCAACTATTCGTACTTCGCAAAGGTCTTTAAGCAAGAGGCTGGCGTTACGCCTAACGAATATAAGCAGGACGGTTAAGGAATCGCGTGAACGACTTACCCTTGAAATTGAAACAGCGACTGCCATGGACGAGAAAATAAAGTCCTAGACTGTCGCTGTTTTTATTGAACTATCGTTCTCCGTTTTGGCTTAAAAATTTCATTAAATCATTACTCAGCTGCACAATCTCATTGTTAGCGTTATTCGCGTAATCCGGCAACATCATATCCCTCACCATTTTAGTTCGTAGCCATGCCATAAAGAAAAGATCCAGCAATAAGTTTGGAAATTTAAGAACCATTTTAAGCATTGGCGGGTCAATTGAAACGCCAGCTTTTTGTATGGCCCTTAGATACGCTTTTAAAGTGACTGTTATTTTGCGTGCCGTCTTTCTGGTTCCGGCTGTTTTTTTGTCAATAATCTTATTCTCAGCATGCAAAAAGCTCAGCATGGCAATGTCTGATACGGAATGCGTGATTAGATACGCTTGCATATCCTTTTTAATAACGTAGGGAAGCTTTGCTGTTTTAAATATTTTTGCTAGGTTTTCTATGCGTTCTGTCACTACGCCATTCATTTCTCCGAATGCAGTTGCCGCTATAATCTTGGGTAGGAATCGGGGATGCAATACTCCGTCTTTAATCTGTCCGCCGAATCCCGGAAAGGCTGGCAATAGTCTATCCCCTACGATATCCAGCCACGAAGAAAATCCAATTGAATTACTAGTCATCGTAACTATATTTTTGCTTTGATTATCTTTTAGCGCTAACAATGCTGATTCGGACCGATCATAACGAACGGTAACGAAAATAAAATCGTATACATCGTTATTTTCGAGCTTATCAATAACATTCACTTTTATCGATCTAACTGTACCTTTTTCTTTATATTGCAGACCATTTTCTCTTAATGATTGAAATCTATTGGAATGTGCAAACAGGCTAACGTCAAACCCTGCTTCAATAAGCTTAATTGCGTACATGCTCCCGATGACGCCTGCACCAAAAATTAAAATTCTACCTTGTTTTGCTGACATTAAAACCACCCCTACTTATTAACATTCCTTTTTGATTATCAGACAACGTGTTGTATGATGTGATCATAAATCTTTATTATTCCTTGATCAACCATCAGTTTTTTATGATTTGTCGGATGATATTCTTATTCGCTAGCAGGAGGGAACCATGAAAAAGCAACCCCTAATAACGGAGAAAACAAGACAAAAGTTTGTAGAGGTTTTTTGCGAGTTGTATAGCCAAAAGCCGATTGAGAAAATTTCGGTTCAGGAAATTACGAAGAAGTCAGGATATAACCGCAGCACTTTTTATCAATACTTTACCGACATTTACGAATTGTTGGACTCTGTTGAAAATGATTTATTGAATGACTTAAAAAAAGAACTGGCGAATAAAGAGCTATCGATGCATACGGTTCAAGAAACGCTCTATTGTCTGGACAAAAGAGAACATCTCCTGGTTCTTAACGCCCTTTTGGGCGATTACGGAAGTGCCCGTTTCTTAAAACGCTTAAAAAAAGAAATCTCTTTGGATCAATTGGAATTAAACGTTCCGCCAAACGATTCCTTAACGCCATACTTCATTGAGTTTTACCTGACAACTTCCCTTTCCTTATTTCGTCTTTGGCTCCAGCGTCAAAAGGATTTATCGTCAGAAGATTTTCTCAAGTTAGTGGAGAACCTGTATTCAAGCGGGATTAACCCCTATTTAAAAAAATGAGTCTGTCATTCAAAACTAGCGTGCGGCGCATCGTTAAGACAACAAAGAGGCTGCCAAATGAGGCAGCCTCTTTCCGTTTTTATAATCAAATTACTCCTTAACCCCGCCAAGCGCTACGCCCGCGATAATATACCGGGATAGCAGGAAGTAAATGACGAATAGCGGCAAAGCCGTTAACGCCAGACCCATATAGATCGAGCCAAACTCCGTCTTGTAGATATCGCCCCGGAGCAAGCTGACCATGACTGGCAGCGTATACTTTGATTTATCCGTGAGCAGGATGAGCGGCATAAACAGGTTGTTCCAGCTTGCCACAAAAGCGAAGATCGCTTGCGTCGCAACCGCCGGCATCATAATCGGAATGATGATTTTATTGAAGGTTGCGAACTCGCCGGAGCCGTCAATACGCGATGCTTCAACAATCTCCAGCGAGAGGGTTGCGAGCAAGTATTGGCGCATGAAGAACACAATGGCCGGCGCTGCTATCGCAGGCAGAATCAGCGGCAGGAAGCTGTTCGTCCAGTGCAGCTGGTACATGAATTGATAGAAGCCAATCGCGCTTGCCTGCGCCGGAATCATCATCACGCATAGGATAAACGTGAAGAACGTTTGACGCCATTTCCAGTTGTACACAACAAGCCCGTAGGCTGTCAAAGAAGAGAAATATACGGCGCAGACGGTTGATGTAGCCGAAATAATGAACGAGTTCAGGAACCCTTTTAACGGATCGAAGCTTTTGCTGGTCAACACGTCCCAGTTGGTCTTGAGATGCGTGGATGGAATCAGTGACAGGCCGCTTTGAATCTCCGCCGTAGAACGCGTTGCATTCACGAACATCACCCAGAATGGAAGGATGCTAAGCAGCGCAAGGCCAATGCAGACAATATAGATAATCGTCTTGTTAATGCCCCGGGAGACCGTTGCTGTTCTCTCTATTTTCGCCATCCCTCACACCCCCTTTGCCGCTGCTTTTGCAGCTTTCTCTTGCAGCTTTAGCTGCTTTCTAAGCTTCGCTTCGCCGCGGTCGCGCATCAGATAGAACAGGAGCGCGGACAATACGGCCGCTATGAGGAACATAATCATGCTTGCCGCTGCGGCTTTGTTGTACATATAGGCTCCTTTGAACGCCTGCCCATAGATGAACACCGATGTCGTCAGCGTGGCATTGTCCGGACCGCCCGCGGGAGTGATGAACAGCTGTGGAATATCGAACATTTGCAGTCCGCCGATCATGGAAGTAACAAGCGAATACAGCAGGATTGTCCGGAGACTTGGCAGAGTCACGCGGAAAAAGGTTTGCGTACCCGTTGCTCCGTCAATGGCCGCCGCCTCAAAGAGTGCCGGGTTAATCCCCATTACGCCTGCGATCAGAATAATCATCGTATTGCCGTACCACATCCAGAACTGGATGAAAGAAACAATGCCCCTTGCCGTGTTCTTATCCTGCAGGAATTGAATCGGTGCGTCGCTCCACCCCAGTGCATGGAACAAGCTGTTGACAGGGCCCATCGGATAAGCGAACAAGGTGCTGAAAAGCACGGCGATTGTACTCGCCGTGATAATATTCGGCATGTAGAGCAGAACCTTAAAGACGCCTTGCCCTTTAACATTGAGGCGTCTATTGGTGAACCAGGCCGTAAGCAAGAGCGCAAGGCCGATCTGCGGAATGAAGTTTGCAATCCAGAGGACAAAGGTGTTCACAAGAGACTGTTTGAACGAAACGTTGTTGAGAATCAGGTCTTTAAAATTCCCAAACGGATTATCCAGAATATGAACCGGCTTTGGGATAACCCCTTTCATATCCGTGAAACCGATAAAGGCCGTGTACAGCGTAGGATACAAAGAGAAAATAAGGAACGCTAGTATAAAAGGAATACTGAAAATATAGCCGTATTTCGAGTAATTGACTCCCTTGCGGCGCATGCTCTCACCCCATCAATTGATATAAAGGGGCGGGATCATGCTCCCGCCCCTTGGCGCCTATTATTCGCTTTCGATACCGAGCTGGTCTTTAACCGTTTGCTTGAAGTCTTTCAGCGCGGCTTCGCGGCTCTTGCTGCCGGAAGCGTACGCACGGACTTGGTCGCGCCAGATCAGGTTGATCGATTCGTCGTATTGAGTCAGGTTTTTGCCCGTTGCGTTTGCGTTAGCCGGAACAAAGGCGTCAAACATGTTTTGTCCGCCGAGCAACGCCACTTCGCCGTTCGACTTCGACATAACGACGGAGGAAGCTACGCTATCCTTCGTGCCTTGCTCGCCTTCCTTCATCGTGCCGTTCGCCCAGTAGTATTGGAGACCTGTCTCGGAAGTATCAAGAGTAACCCAATTGATGAAGTCCGCTACCGCTTTCTTCTTCGCGTCGTCCTTCGTTACGTCTTTGTTGGCGAGCAGCCATGTGCCACCCCAGAAGAAGCCTGTTGGCGGTTCGGTAACTGCCCAGTCGCCATTCGTATCCTTGACTTGATCCTTCATAACGTAGTTAATAAGCCATGCCGGACCAAAGAAACCAAATACCGGTTTTGCGCCCGCGCCGGACATATCCGCGTACCAAGCTTCCTGCCAGTCCTGCGTTCCGTTGCTGTAGCCGTTGTCTGTCAGCTTTTTGGAGAAATCAAGGAATTGCTCGCGTTTAGGATCGATGTGCAGCTTGCCGTCCACAACCCAGCCTTTGTCGGAGCTGTTCTCGATTGGATGCCAGATGTCGCCGTCGCCGGATACAATCGCGTAGCCTTTAGCTTTCAGCTTATCAGCTGCCGCGAAGTATTTATCCCAGCCCGGGCCAACTTCGTTCTTGATTGCTGCCGGGTCATCCGTTCCGAATACGTCCTTGGCAATCGAACGGCGATAAATAAAGCCGCCGCCGGTTGCTTGGTAAGCAAGACCTTTCAGCTGGCCGTCCTTCGAGCCGATATCAACGGAGTATTGGGCAATACCCCCGTCTTTCACCATTTGATCAGTCAACCCCAGGTCCGCATAGTTAGCGGCATAAGTGGAGGCGTCGCCTTGCGTGTATTTCAGTACAAACGCCGCTTCAGCAGCGTAAATGTCCGGAGCGTCTTTGCCGCCGCCGGCCAGAGCCTGGTCAAGCGCAGGCTGATAAGCACCGTCGGTTGTTGCGATTACGGTTGTTTTGAACTCTACGTTTGCGTCTGGGTGAGTTTCGAGATACTTTTTGGTCATGTTCGGAATCTCATCCGTGAAGCTCCAGAGATTGATCGTGACTTTCTTGCCGTCGCTTTTCGCCGGTTCCGTTGATGCTGTCTCAGATGCTGTCGGGCTTGGGCTAGATGAGTTTGCGTTCGAATTCGAGTTTGAATTTGAGTTTCCGCCGCATGCCGCGAGAGCCGTTGTCATCACAAGCAGTGTGGAGATCCCCATTAAAGCACGTTTCATTCGTTTCATACTTTGCCTCCCTTTTAATGATCCTTGTTTTTTTGTGCGTTATTTTGTAACCGCATTCATAATTATAGGACCAATAAATGGCAGGCGTAAGGAATCCATTATTGGGAAAAATTCCACTTTTATTGGTTTTTGTTCCCAAAGTAGTAGGAACGCGGTAATAAAAAAGGTACCCCCGTCGAATGGACGATAGGTACCTTGTCATGTTTAGTTACAGCCAATAGATCAACGGTATGCAAAACAGCGGCGTCAGGATGCTCGACAGCCCCATGGCAAAGGCGCTGATGCCGCCCTGGATTTCGGAGTCGCGCATTATGCGCGCCGTGCCGATGCCGTGTGCCGCCGTCCCCATTGCCGCACCAATCGCTAGATCGCTGCGGAACTTCAACATTTTGAGTATCATAGGTCCAATCATACTGCCAAGAAGACCCGTCAGTACGGCAAATACGCCAGCCAGCTCAGGCGTTCCGCCTAGCAAATCCGCAACTTCTATCGCAATAGGCGTTGTGACCGATTTTGGCAGCATGGTGAGCATGATCTGTTTGGAACCGTGAAGTAGACTAACGATCCCCCATACCGCAAGCAGCCCGCATATCAATCCGGCGCTCACGCCTATAACAATGGGCATGAGCTGATCTCTCAGCTTTTGAAAGTTTTTGTAAAAGGGAACAGCTAGAGCAACCGTAGCCGGCCCGAGGAAAAAGGTAATGATATCCCCTCCCGCTTGATAGGCCTCATAAGGAATATCAGTAAGCAGCAGCAGTAGAATAATGCCTCCCGAGGTAACAAACAAAGGGTTCAACCATTTATAGCGGCTATTAAGAAGCTGAGCTCCCACATAAAATAATACGGTGATCGTAATGCCAAACAACGGCTGTTGGAACCAGGCTTCATTCATAGGTGCGTTCCTTCCCTTTTCCGGTTTGCCATGCTGTAATGCCGGCTGTGACCAGGATGACAATCAATGTGCTGGCAGAGAGTGCAACCGCTATGGCTAGCCACTCTTCTCCGATCACGCCAAAGAACATCATCGTGCCCACGATAACGGGCGCAAAAAAGATCATCATATGCTTCAGAAAAAATTGTGCCGTCTCTTCAATCCAGGCCAGCTTCACCCAGCCTGCAAAGAGGCTGATGACAAGCAATACCATTCCGATGACGTTCCCCGAGATTGGCACGGACAGCAGGGAATGTATCGCGTTGCCCAATAGCGTGTACCCCAGCAATATAGCTAATCCTCTCATAGGTTAGTTCCCCTTTTTCGTATAAGTGCTAATTACTAGCTTACCAGCAAGGTGTTTAACGATAAAGAGGGACCGTCTCAAAAGGGGTTCGCTTGCTAGAGAGACGCTCGCCTTAGTGAATTAGCGCTGCAGAGGGTTATCCCTGCAGCGCTATTTTTCGATTTTGCTCCTTTACAGCTTTCTTCAGCAAATTGTGGGCAAGCGTCCAGATAAGCAAAATTTTCTTCACTCCCATAACCTGCGTCTGCAATGCTGGTTTCTGACCCCCTTATTTGCGGCTGATTTCGCCTGCATGGCTCTAAGGAGCCAGTGATATTGTAAACCGGTGCGATCAAAAGAGAGTGAAGCTGCCTCATAAAATAGTGAGTCATATCGCTGAAAAACGTGCGATTTGAGCTCATACCGATGCAATAGTGAAGCTAGACTCATAGTTAGTGAGGGTGAACGTGCGAATAAGGAGGAAAACCTCACTATAACTGGAAGTGAGACGATTTAGCCAAGCCATTCGGCGGAAAGCCTCATAAATAATGAGGTTTTCCGCCGATTATAGCGGGTTCCAAGTTTGGACCAAATAAATAGGGGCCGTCCCAACGTCATTTTAATGACTAACGAGACAGCCCCTCTTTCGTGAACCTCCTATTTATTTAAAAGCTAAATATTTTGCCCGAGTCTCCGGTGTGATCATCTTTGGACTTCTTTCGAGCAACAGATCAGCATCCTTAAGAGCCTCAGCCGGCAAGTTTCCGGCATTAACTTCGCTGATAATATGAGACATTTTCGTGTACTCGTCTCTTGAAATAAGCTGGTAATCCGGCCCTTTCATATACTGCTCTCTAACAGAAATAGATAAGTCGATTAAACGACCTTCTCTTTTAAGTAATGGTCCGGCGTCTTTAAGAGCAGATACAGGAAGCTCTCCTTTATTAACTGCAATAATTATGTTGCTCATTTTCTCATAGTCTGTTTTTGATATATTCGTGTTTGTAGGAATCAACTCCCCCTCAAGAAGGGTCTCATAGTCATCTACAACAAGCTTACCTTTCTTCTTGACGAATGTAACAGATTCCACCGTCTTATAATAGGCCGGTTCGCTGGTTAGCGTGACATAAGTAATAACGGCATTCATTCCGTCGACTCTGCTCCGGTAATCGATCACCCAAGGGCTCGAAACCCCTATATTATAATTCCAGTCCTCGCCGCCTCTGATGATTTGTTCCTGTACGAACTTTTCTTTCGCATTTGCGGACATCATGTCATAACGGGGTTTCCCGTCCCGCGACTTAAGCGCATCCGCCCAAACCGTAGTGAGGTTTTCTATCGCGGCATCCGTTGCGTGCGTGGCTTCTTCCTTATGCTTTTCCTCCGAGCTTGCATTGGTTAATGCGGCACCCCCTAATAACAAGAGCACGATAACCCCAACAAACGACCACTTATAAGAGCTTTTTACGGGTGAAGCGATCATAATCAGTCTCCTCTTAAGCTCTTTTTTATTCCCCAATATACTTACAGCCCCTGCCAAATGAATGGGTTTAGTAAACAGCTCTAACAGTTTGATTATCGTTAAGGCGTACTCCTTGGACTCCTCCGGCTTAACTCTCGATAAAGCCAATGCGTCACAGGCTAATTCCTGGTCTACCCGCATTTTGTGATAGGCATACCAGAGGAACGGATTAAACCAATGCAGCGCCAGCAAAATGTTCATGCCCCCATTCATGGCAATATCATTTCGGCGTACATGCGACAGCTCATGCAAAAACACATGCCGCAGCTGCGCATCGCTTAACGTTGTTAAAGCCATGTTGGGCAATAACAGCTTTGGTTTAAGTAACCCGAATAAGGTAGGACTGGATACTCGATTCGTCTGTATTAACGTGATCCTTCGACGCAGGCTCATTTCTTCTTTACAGCTCTCAAACAATGCAGCAATGTTCGGATCCGTTATGGCCTTTTCGCCTTTTAACTTCTTAGCAAACCGTAGATTGGCCCTGAACATAATACCAAGAAACATAACGGTACCAACCAGCCAAACGACTGAGGCGACTTGCAGGGGTGATGCCGGTTTTTTAATCGTCGGATCCCTTTGAACAGTTGTTAATGCATCTTGGGGCGATTGAGTTAATTGCGTTGGGTTTGCTCCTTCAATTTCCGGTTTCACTGCAGGAGTGATTGCCGTTTCGTTCGCGGCTGCAAAATGATTCCTCTCTGCAAATAGATGAAAGATATTGTACATGCTGAACGAGCTTTCGGGTGTCCACGGCAGCACTAGCCGCAGAATCAAGAGAAGCCACAGCAGATAACCCCATCTGGGCTTTAATTTATCTCTAAGCAACCATTTCGCAGCTAAAATAAGAACGACCAGAACGCTGGCCATCAGCGAG
This region of Paenibacillus sp. JDR-2 genomic DNA includes:
- a CDS encoding M56 family metallopeptidase, with product MTVRLSDFFAWILSASLMASVLVVLILAAKWLLRDKLKPRWGYLLWLLLILRLVLPWTPESSFSMYNIFHLFAERNHFAAANETAITPAVKPEIEGANPTQLTQSPQDALTTVQRDPTIKKPASPLQVASVVWLVGTVMFLGIMFRANLRFAKKLKGEKAITDPNIAALFESCKEEMSLRRRITLIQTNRVSSPTLFGLLKPKLLLPNMALTTLSDAQLRHVFLHELSHVRRNDIAMNGGMNILLALHWFNPFLWYAYHKMRVDQELACDALALSRVKPEESKEYALTIIKLLELFTKPIHLAGAVSILGNKKELKRRLIMIASPVKSSYKWSFVGVIVLLLLGGAALTNASSEEKHKEEATHATDAAIENLTTVWADALKSRDGKPRYDMMSANAKEKFVQEQIIRGGEDWNYNIGVSSPWVIDYRSRVDGMNAVITYVTLTSEPAYYKTVESVTFVKKKGKLVVDDYETLLEGELIPTNTNISKTDYEKMSNIIIAVNKGELPVSALKDAGPLLKREGRLIDLSISVREQYMKGPDYQLISRDEYTKMSHIISEVNAGNLPAEALKDADLLLERSPKMITPETRAKYLAFK